The following coding sequences lie in one Burkholderia cepacia genomic window:
- a CDS encoding DUF475 domain-containing protein, giving the protein MLKDFKIPLSLTVLALIAAYLLGGVKDMLIVAVLCVLEISLSLDNAVVNASVLKNWSEKWRNRFMVFGLPVAVFGMRLVFPLLIVAVIGHIGLWDALTLAIESPEKYAAVLTSAHHEVSAFGGAFLLMVFFKFMLDTEKDEHWIGFLEGPMRHLGRITALEVALTLAIVIVASFYVPAAEQVSFLLAGAFGVIGFVIAHGVGDLVGGGETGTRVVREGVAGFMYLEVLDSSFSFDGVIGAFALSNNIFLIALGLGVGAAYIREMTLVLLKKGTLAQYRFLEHGAFWAIGALATIMFLGVKFEVPEVVTGLIGAAMIAAAVWSSIIVQRREDRTAVAGE; this is encoded by the coding sequence ATGTTGAAAGACTTCAAGATCCCGTTGTCGCTCACGGTGCTCGCGCTGATCGCGGCCTATCTCCTCGGCGGCGTGAAGGACATGCTGATCGTCGCGGTCCTGTGCGTGCTCGAAATTTCGCTGTCGCTCGACAACGCGGTCGTCAACGCATCGGTGCTGAAGAACTGGTCGGAGAAGTGGCGCAACCGCTTCATGGTGTTCGGCCTGCCGGTCGCGGTGTTCGGCATGCGGCTCGTGTTCCCGCTGCTGATCGTCGCGGTGATCGGCCACATCGGCCTGTGGGATGCGCTGACGCTCGCGATCGAGTCGCCCGAGAAGTACGCGGCCGTGCTGACGTCCGCGCATCATGAGGTGTCGGCGTTCGGCGGCGCGTTCCTGCTGATGGTGTTCTTCAAGTTCATGCTCGACACCGAGAAGGACGAGCACTGGATCGGCTTCCTCGAAGGCCCGATGCGCCATCTCGGCCGCATCACCGCGCTCGAAGTGGCGCTGACGCTCGCGATCGTGATCGTCGCGTCGTTCTACGTGCCGGCAGCCGAGCAGGTCAGCTTCCTGCTCGCGGGCGCGTTCGGCGTGATCGGCTTCGTGATCGCGCACGGCGTGGGCGACTTGGTCGGCGGCGGCGAGACGGGCACACGCGTGGTGCGCGAAGGCGTCGCGGGTTTCATGTATCTCGAAGTGCTCGATTCGTCGTTCAGCTTCGACGGCGTGATCGGCGCATTCGCACTGTCGAACAACATCTTCCTGATCGCGCTCGGCCTCGGCGTCGGCGCGGCCTACATCCGGGAGATGACGCTCGTGCTGCTGAAGAAGGGCACGCTCGCGCAGTACCGCTTTCTCGAGCACGGTGCGTTCTGGGCGATCGGTGCGCTCGCAACGATCATGTTCCTCGGCGTGAAGTTCGAGGTACCCGAGGTCGTCACCGGCCTGATCGGCGCGGCGATGATCGCCGCGGCCGTGTGGTCGTCGATCATTGTGCAGCGCAGGGAAGACCGCACCGCGGTGGCGGGCGAATAA
- a CDS encoding TerD family protein, whose translation MINLSKGGRVNLSKEAPGTQKFRIGLGWDANATDTGTDFDLDVSVFLCKYDAQSNPRLISDQHFVFYNSEVRTMERKDTFIQPGDDFPKRGMPASKCLGVVHSGDNRTGSGEGDDEVIFIDVTKLAADIEEISVVVTIDQAEARRQNFGQVRNSYIQIADEVTGAVIAKYALEEDFSMETSVQVGSFYRRDGHFMFKAVGAGYNRGLGDFVRAYGGAV comes from the coding sequence ATGATCAATTTGTCGAAAGGCGGTCGCGTCAACCTGTCGAAGGAAGCGCCCGGCACGCAGAAATTCCGCATCGGTCTCGGTTGGGACGCGAACGCGACGGACACGGGCACGGACTTCGATCTCGACGTGTCGGTGTTCCTGTGCAAGTACGACGCGCAGAGCAATCCGAGGCTGATCTCGGATCAGCACTTCGTGTTCTACAACAGCGAAGTGCGCACGATGGAGCGCAAGGACACCTTCATCCAGCCGGGCGACGATTTCCCGAAGCGCGGAATGCCTGCGTCGAAGTGCCTGGGCGTCGTGCATAGCGGTGACAACCGCACGGGCAGCGGCGAAGGCGACGACGAAGTGATCTTCATCGACGTGACGAAGCTCGCGGCCGACATCGAGGAAATCTCGGTGGTCGTGACGATCGACCAGGCTGAAGCGCGTCGCCAGAATTTCGGGCAGGTGCGCAACAGCTACATCCAGATTGCCGACGAGGTGACGGGCGCGGTGATCGCGAAGTACGCGCTCGAGGAAGACTTCTCGATGGAGACGTCGGTGCAGGTCGGCAGCTTCTATCGCCGCGACGGCCATTTCATGTTCAAGGCGGTCGGTGCCGGCTACAACCGTGGCCTCGGCGATTTCGTGCGCGCGTACGGCGGCGCGGTCTGA
- a CDS encoding VWA domain-containing protein, which yields MITLEKRAAKVAIVLEKRQILKPPVVRVGAALDISGSAKPLYQSGVIQETHDRILGIALKFDDNGEVDTWTFTEGYDRLPTATPDNYGSYISDHVLEARIEKWGGTQYAPVMNDIVDFFFRAPEPKREAKRGFLSRLFGSADDTSAQAASAPVNGHLPAWVLFVTDGQNPKNDRKRVRQLLAESQHFPLYWSLVGVGDPSEFGFLAEIADEMPNVGFLHLESLNISDEQIYEQLITQEFCDWVRAK from the coding sequence ATGATTACGCTTGAGAAACGCGCGGCGAAGGTCGCGATCGTCCTCGAAAAACGCCAGATCCTGAAGCCGCCCGTCGTGCGTGTCGGCGCGGCGCTCGACATCTCGGGTTCCGCGAAGCCGCTGTACCAGTCGGGCGTGATCCAGGAGACGCACGACCGGATCCTCGGCATCGCGCTGAAGTTCGACGACAACGGCGAAGTCGACACGTGGACCTTCACCGAAGGCTACGACCGCCTGCCGACCGCGACGCCGGACAACTACGGCTCGTACATCTCCGATCACGTGCTCGAGGCACGGATCGAGAAGTGGGGCGGCACGCAGTACGCGCCGGTGATGAACGACATCGTCGACTTCTTCTTCCGTGCGCCGGAGCCGAAGCGCGAAGCAAAGCGCGGTTTTCTGAGCCGGCTGTTCGGCAGTGCGGACGACACGTCCGCGCAGGCCGCCTCCGCGCCGGTGAACGGCCATCTGCCCGCATGGGTGCTGTTCGTCACCGACGGCCAGAACCCGAAGAACGACCGCAAGCGCGTGCGTCAGCTGCTGGCCGAGTCGCAGCATTTCCCGCTGTACTGGTCGCTCGTCGGCGTCGGCGATCCGAGCGAATTCGGCTTCCTCGCGGAAATCGCGGACGAAATGCCGAACGTCGGCTTCCTGCATCTCGAATCGCTGAATATCAGCGACGAACAGATCTACGAACAGCTGATCACGCAGGAATTCTGCGACTGGGTGCGCGCGAAGTAA
- a CDS encoding toxic anion resistance protein — translation MKPLFDDKKSDAVSVRPSTPSLSPVAMPAAVANVVVPGAQPTEHARLITVDEIDQLGATQGTRIAAFSQQILASVRASDADQFGDKLNELIATAKGLDPRGADKGGLLTQVTRLFRSTKEKLLSQYESVSKRMDTLVVELENHAQRQKAGIDELERMYNDNYALHQELAQSKAHGETALATLRAHLAAGQQPADDAFAAQRLLDVKRKVDALESKLDDLDRAMLMSKQLAPQIRMEQDQKRTLTSKFMTIKTVLIPAWTNAFALYLEQLSTKRAAALANATYDAADEAIRAQADLNRQNAQEVAKLGQRPVISTDTFEYAQQQLFGAFDDITQIIADGKCQREQDAPRLRQLEQDLITRFAPKHN, via the coding sequence ATGAAGCCGCTATTCGATGACAAGAAATCCGATGCGGTAAGCGTCCGTCCTTCCACCCCGTCTTTGTCACCCGTCGCAATGCCTGCCGCCGTCGCCAACGTCGTCGTGCCGGGCGCACAGCCGACGGAGCATGCGCGCCTGATCACCGTCGACGAGATCGATCAGCTCGGCGCGACGCAGGGCACGCGGATCGCGGCCTTCTCCCAGCAGATTCTCGCGAGCGTTCGCGCGTCGGATGCCGACCAGTTCGGCGACAAGCTCAACGAACTGATCGCGACCGCGAAGGGGCTTGACCCGCGCGGCGCAGACAAGGGCGGGCTGCTCACGCAGGTCACGCGGCTGTTCCGCTCGACCAAGGAGAAGCTGCTGTCGCAATACGAGTCGGTGAGCAAGCGGATGGATACGCTCGTCGTCGAGCTCGAAAACCATGCGCAGCGGCAGAAGGCCGGCATCGACGAGCTCGAACGGATGTACAACGACAACTACGCGCTGCACCAGGAGCTCGCACAGTCGAAGGCGCACGGCGAAACGGCGCTCGCGACGCTGCGCGCGCATCTGGCGGCCGGCCAGCAGCCGGCGGACGATGCGTTCGCCGCGCAGCGCCTGCTCGACGTGAAGCGCAAGGTCGACGCGCTCGAAAGCAAGCTCGACGACCTCGATCGCGCAATGCTGATGTCGAAGCAGCTCGCGCCGCAGATCCGGATGGAGCAGGACCAGAAACGCACGCTGACATCGAAGTTCATGACGATCAAGACCGTGCTGATCCCCGCGTGGACCAACGCGTTCGCGCTCTACCTCGAGCAGCTCAGCACGAAGCGCGCGGCGGCGCTCGCGAACGCGACGTACGACGCGGCCGACGAGGCGATCCGCGCGCAGGCCGACCTGAACCGCCAGAACGCGCAGGAAGTCGCGAAGCTCGGCCAGCGTCCGGTGATCTCGACCGATACGTTCGAATACGCGCAGCAGCAGCTGTTCGGTGCGTTCGACGACATCACGCAGATCATCGCCGACGGCAAGTGCCAGCGCGAGCAGGACGCGCCGCGCCTGCGCCAGCTCGAACAGGACCTGATCACCCGATTCGCTCCGAAGCACAACTGA
- a CDS encoding fatty acid desaturase: MSQPARTVFRHDADKVAYVRREVNAASDAIRARFPLLDNQNLVGATVMAVSVSAMLAIAWLYARGTIAWYVALPLAAFVTSLIHELEHDLIHLMYFKKTPWAYHLMMALCWLTRPGTINPWTRRRMHLHHHKVSGGESDLEEFGITNGERWGVKRLLMIADGMLAVVLRPAAMRRKVKQYVAAQPVQDPSERLQLRVEQVSSYMPVGHLYYALWHAFIVYHVGLFALHAFGYAVTVPAVVERVMNVVDFLAVVWLGPNFVRSFCINFVSSNMHYFGDIDSRNVIQQTQVLNPWWMVPFQLFCFNFGSTHAIHHFVVRDPFYIRQLTVRTAHAALREVGVRFNDVGTFARANRWGGYRPSRVPRQAPADA, encoded by the coding sequence ATGAGCCAACCCGCACGAACCGTCTTTCGCCACGACGCAGACAAGGTCGCGTACGTCCGTCGCGAAGTCAACGCCGCGAGCGATGCGATCCGCGCACGCTTTCCGCTGCTCGACAACCAGAACCTCGTCGGCGCGACCGTGATGGCCGTGTCGGTGAGCGCGATGCTCGCGATCGCATGGCTGTATGCGCGCGGCACGATCGCGTGGTACGTCGCGTTGCCGCTCGCCGCGTTCGTCACGTCGCTGATCCACGAGCTCGAGCACGACCTGATCCACCTGATGTACTTCAAGAAGACGCCGTGGGCCTATCACCTGATGATGGCGCTGTGCTGGCTCACGCGGCCCGGCACGATCAACCCGTGGACGCGGCGGCGCATGCACCTGCATCACCACAAGGTGTCGGGCGGCGAATCGGATCTCGAGGAATTCGGCATCACGAATGGCGAACGCTGGGGCGTGAAGCGCCTGCTGATGATCGCCGACGGCATGCTCGCCGTCGTGCTGCGGCCGGCCGCGATGCGTCGCAAGGTGAAGCAGTACGTGGCCGCGCAACCGGTGCAGGATCCGTCGGAACGCCTGCAGCTGCGCGTCGAGCAGGTGTCGTCGTACATGCCGGTCGGTCACCTGTATTACGCGCTGTGGCATGCGTTCATCGTCTATCACGTCGGCCTGTTCGCGCTGCATGCGTTCGGCTACGCGGTGACGGTGCCGGCCGTCGTCGAGCGCGTGATGAATGTCGTCGACTTCCTCGCGGTGGTGTGGCTCGGGCCGAACTTCGTGCGCAGCTTCTGCATCAACTTCGTCAGCTCGAACATGCACTACTTCGGCGACATCGATTCGCGCAACGTGATCCAGCAAACGCAGGTGCTGAACCCGTGGTGGATGGTGCCGTTCCAGCTGTTCTGCTTCAATTTCGGCAGCACGCACGCGATCCATCACTTCGTGGTGCGCGATCCGTTCTACATCCGGCAACTGACCGTGCGCACCGCGCATGCGGCGTTACGTGAAGTCGGCGTGCGCTTCAACGACGTCGGCACGTTCGCGCGTGCGAATCGCTGGGGCGGTTATCGTCCGTCGCGCGTTCCGCGTCAGGCACCGGCCGACGCGTAA
- a CDS encoding HAD family hydrolase: protein MTDRIVAAFDFDGTITTTDSFRHFVRYAVGTPRFAWAGLRALPWIIAMKAGLLSRGDAKAKFASFAFGPIRKDALDAQARTFVDSYLPGLVRPEMLDRIREHRARGHEVVLVSASPSLYLEKWAKTAGFDAVLATQLAFEGGRFAGRLDGENCWGPQKVVRLRGWWGNRPPKQLFAYGDSRGDKEMAELANWSWIRGQGPMPPIGE, encoded by the coding sequence ATGACTGACCGCATCGTCGCCGCGTTCGATTTCGACGGCACCATCACGACTACCGACAGCTTTCGCCATTTCGTCCGCTACGCGGTCGGCACGCCGCGCTTTGCATGGGCCGGGCTGCGCGCGTTGCCGTGGATCATCGCGATGAAGGCCGGGCTGCTGTCGCGCGGCGACGCGAAGGCGAAGTTCGCGTCGTTCGCATTCGGGCCGATCCGCAAGGACGCGCTCGATGCGCAGGCGCGCACGTTCGTCGACAGCTATCTGCCGGGCCTCGTGCGTCCGGAAATGCTCGACCGCATTCGCGAGCATCGGGCGCGCGGGCACGAAGTCGTGCTGGTGAGCGCGTCGCCGTCGCTGTATCTGGAGAAGTGGGCGAAGACGGCCGGCTTCGATGCGGTGCTCGCGACGCAGCTTGCGTTCGAGGGCGGCAGGTTCGCCGGTCGGCTCGACGGTGAGAACTGCTGGGGGCCGCAGAAGGTCGTGCGGCTGCGCGGATGGTGGGGCAACCGGCCGCCGAAGCAGTTGTTCGCGTACGGCGACAGCCGCGGCGACAAGGAAATGGCCGAACTCGCGAACTGGTCGTGGATCCGCGGGCAGGGCCCGATGCCGCCGATCGGCGAATGA